A DNA window from Siniperca chuatsi isolate FFG_IHB_CAS linkage group LG6, ASM2008510v1, whole genome shotgun sequence contains the following coding sequences:
- the zbtb11 gene encoding zinc finger and BTB domain-containing protein 11, protein MSCEESYLAIIRYLTDEREPYAPGTPGNTKRKIRKAATCYVVRNGTLFYQRRLKGQNDFTELEVVLQDGRRKELINEAHITEGGEHLNQQLTWESISQNYWWRGILKNVKDHIRECAQCQSRRSADDGSGPRLFSRPGRRKAAANVNDEEDEEEEEEEGDDSLFLTDPTCQLRSKLAKTMAKHELVFVDSKGEVNQFLPKHSQTMLDKLNQQRLSNQFCDITLLIEGEEYRAHKAVLAACSEYFNELFFEKGAASTHEAVVDLSGFTKASFLPLLDFAYTSLLTFNFCIMADIANLARHLLMTEVLQICESVHKQVEEQKLTVYQRGDVHTVVSSQPASQEGLKDESGAYMVTIQSDGRAVVTHSGVAVTGEPLAFVAPAEEAFIQQPKTVVTEAVEGDKVHHGEAGQNETVTLITHSGQAEPGETVTLISRSAEGLEGETMTVVTHSGQAGASESLAVVSACLAMEQPQVAEAGTFIINVDPDKVSPSEVIKLASAAASEAVTSPQEKVESAPTPQKRKRGRPAKVKKEVEVEEFIPLEEEDPSADESHGDKQEMTSDDPNKRRLRQRSIAEGGYARLHMGLEDEEEGKKGSTPPRAATPKLGPRPGKRGRPPKQPVETQGEGQSVSESGADPEASAVESVTAAELSTDEAGIKVAEPETGTKQDQTPAESAADGEHTCSECGMSFQRRYSLIMHTLKHEKARGYKCSLCSKEFQYAASLRAHLARHKQQSSQRAPITKPSVEQSSEGKADSELDEKTLSPHTKREFVCDICGKTLPKLYSLRIHMLNHTGVRPHSCKVCGKTFAHKHSLKMHRALHDVTKQFQCVYCKKSFVSKRSMEEHTSLHTGESKYLCNTCGATFHRASALSKHLKKHQPKPDVRPFACAHCDKRFYEAKDLQQHMNKHMGLKPFQCQVCGKCYSWKKDWYSHVKSHSVAEPFKCNVCGKEFFEKALFRRHVKKATHGKKGRVKQNLERECEQCGRKFTQLREYRRHVNNHQGVKPFECLTCGVAWADARSLKRHVRTHTGERPYVCPMCQEAHIDARTLRKHMAKYHGDNLPGKIMLEKDTLQFHNQGTQVEHAVSILASELPPELRPAQQPPSEEIETVLITEETVEAVQAVEAVEAASDGSVATLSDQGIMQVVNYVLAQQALTGGKIEEAPEVIQTMEVEVAHMAEVE, encoded by the exons ATGTCGTGCGAAGAAAGCTACTTGGCCATCATACGCTATCTGACTGATGAACGGGAGCCATATGCGCCGGGGACGCCTGGCAATACCAAAAGAAAAATACGCAAAGCGGCTACCTGCTACGTTGTGCGGAACGGGACTTTGTTTTATCAGCGTCGACTGAAGGGCCAGAATGACTTCACAGAGCTGGAGGTGGTGCTGCAGGACGGCCGGAGGAAGGAACTTATCAACGAGGCGCACATTACTGAAGGAGGGGAGCACCTCAACCAGCAACTCACCTGGGAGTCTATCTCTCAGAATTACTGGTGGAGAG GTATCCTGAAGAATGTCAAAGACCACATCAGAGAGTGTGCTCAGTGTCAGAGCAGGCGGAGTGCTGATGACGGCTCTGGACCTCGACTGTTCTCCCGGCCGGGGAGACGCAAGGCGGCTGCCAACGTGAATGAtgaggaggacgaggaagaggaggaagaagagggagatgATAGTTTATTCCTCACTGACCCAACTTGTCAGCTGAGATCCAAGTTGGCCAAGACGATGGCCAAGCACGAACTGGTCTTT GTGGACAGCAAAGGTGAGGTGAATCAGTTCCTGCCCAAACACAGCCAAACCATGTTGGACAAACTCAACCAGCAGCGCCTCAGCAATCAATTCTGTGACATCACTCTACTGATCGAAGGAGAGGAGTACCGCGCACACAAAGCTGTACTGGCAGCATGCAGCGAATACTTCAATGAGCTCTTTTTTGAGAAGGGGGCTGCCTCCACACATGAAGCTGTGGTCGACCTCTCTG GTTTCACCAAAGCCAGCTTCCTCCCGCTGTTGGATTTTGCGTACACTTCCTTGCTTACGTTTAATTTCTGCATAATGGCAGATATTGCTAACCTAGCCCGGCATTTGCTGATGACAGAGGTGCTGCAGATATGTGAGTCTGTGCATAAGCAGGTGGAGGAGCAGAAGCTAACGGTGTATCAGAGAGGCGATGTGCACACCGTGGTGTCGAGCCAGCCGGCTTCTCAGGAGGGCTTAAAGGATGAGTCTGGCGCCTACATGGTCACCATACAGAGTGATGGCAGGGCGGTGGTCACCCACAGTGGTGTTGCTGTAACGGGCGAGCCCTTAGCGTTTGTTGCACCTGCTGAAGAGGCCTTCATCCAGCAGCCGAAGACAGTTGTCACTGAAGCAGTAGAGGGAGATAAAGTGCATCATGGGGAGGCAGGACAAAATGAAACCGTGACTCTGATCACTCACAGTGGACAGGCTGAGCCAGGAGAGACTGTCACTCTTATCTCACGCAGTGCAGAAGGACTGGAGGGGGAGACGATGACTGTGGTCACCCACAGTGGACAGGCTGGAGCCAGCGAGTCTCTCGCTGTGGTGTCGGCCTGCCTGGCGATGGAGCAGCCACAGGTCGCTGAAGCAGGAACCTTTATTATAAATGTGGACCCAGACAAAGTGAGCCCCTCAGAGGTCATCAAACTGGCATCTGCAGCCGCCTCTGAAGCAGTGACGTCGCCTCAGGAGAAGGTAGAATCAGCACCTACACCCCAGAAACGTAAACGAGGGCGTCCAGCCAAGGTGAAGAAGGAGGTGGAGGTAGAGGAGTTCATTccactggaggaggaggacccCTCTGCTGATGAAAGCCATGGAGACAAGCAGGAGATGACATCAGATGACCCCAACAAAAGACGACTCAGGCAGCGCTCTATTGCTGAGGGCGGTTATGCGCGTTTACATATGGGgctggaggatgaagaggagggaaagaaaggttCAACCCCACCGCGTGCCGCCACCCCTAAG ttGGGTCCGAGGCCAGGTAAGAGGGGAAGACCACCAAAGCAGCCAGTGGAGACTCAAGGTGAAGGACAGTCTGTGTCTGAATCGGGGGCAGATCCAGAGGCCAGCGCAGTGGAGAGCGTGACGGCAGCAGAGCTCAGCACAGACGAGGCTGGGATCAAGGTGGCAGAGCCAGAGACCGGAACCAAGCAGGATCAAACCCCAGCAGAGAGCGCTGCCGATGGAGAGCACACATGCTCTGAGTGCGGCATGTCCTTCCAAAGACGCTACTCTCTCATCATGCACACATTAAAACACGAGAAAGCTCGTGGATACAAGTGCAGC CTGTGTAGTAAGGAGTTCCAGTACGCCGCCTCACTCCGCGCCCACCTGGCCCGACACAAGCAGCAGAGCAGCCAGCGAGCACCCATCACCAAACCCTCAGTAGAACAGAGCTCTGAGGGCAAGGCAGACAGCGAGCTGGATGAGAAGACTCTGTCTCCACACACCAAAAGAGAATTTGTGTGCGACATCTGCGGGAAGACCTTACCGAAGCTCTACTCCCTGCGGATCCACATGCTGAATCACACGGGCGTGCGGCCTCACTCCTGCAAGGTCTGTGGCAAGACGTTCGCCCACAAACACAGCCTGAAGATGCACAGAGCGCTGCACGACGTCACCAAACAGTTCCAGTGTGTATACTGTAAGAAGTCTTTTGTGAGCAAGCGGAGCATGGAGGAGCACACCAGCCTTCATACAG GTGAATCAAAGTACCTATGCAACACATGTGGAGCAACTTTCCATCGAGCCTCAGCTTTGAGCAAACACCTGAAGAAGCACCAGCCCAAACCCGACGTCCGTCCATTTGCTTGTGCTCA CTGTGACAAGCGGTTCTATGAAGCAAAAGATCTCCAGCAGCACATGAACAAGCACATGGGCCTGAAGCCGTTCCAGTGCCAGGTGTGTGGGAAATGCTACAGCTGGAAGAAGGACTGGTACTCCCATGTCAAGTCCCACAGTGTGGCGGAGCCGTTTAA GTGTAATGTGTGTGGGAAGGAGTTCTTTGAGAAGGCACTGTTCAGGAGGCACGTGAAGAAAGCTACGCATGGGAAGAAGGGGCGAGTAAAGCAGAACCTGGAGAGGGAGTGCGAGCAGTGTGGAAGAAAGTTCACTCAGCTCAGAGAGTACAGACGCCACGTCAACAACCACCAGG GAGTGAAGCCTTTTGAATGTCTCACTTGTGGCGTTGCCTGGGCCGACGCCCGTTCTCTCAAGCGTCACGTTCGCACGCACACAGGAGAGCGGCCGTACGTGTGCCCCATGTGCCAGGAGGCCCACATCGATGCACGCACTCTACGCAAACACATGGCCAAGTACCATGGGGACAACCTCCCCGGGAAGATCATGCTGGAGAAGGACACCCTCCAGTTCCACAACCAGGGCACCCAGGTGGAGCACGCAGTCAGCATCCTGGCGTCAGAGCTGCCTCCGGAGCTCCGGCCGGCCCAGCAGCCGCCCTCGGAGGAGATAGAGACGGTGCTGATCACAGAGGAGACGGTGGAAGCCGTGCAGGCTGTTGAGGCTGTTGAGGCTGCGAGCGACGGCTCGGTGGCGACGCTCTCAGATCAGGGCATCATGCAGGTTGTGAACTACGTCCTGGCCCAGCAGGCCCTCACAGGGGGCAAGATTGAGGAAGCGCCCGAGGTGATTCAGACCATGGAGGTGGAGGTCGCTCACATGGCCGAGGTCGAGTAA